A genome region from Falco biarmicus isolate bFalBia1 chromosome 11, bFalBia1.pri, whole genome shotgun sequence includes the following:
- the DIRAS3 gene encoding GTP-binding protein Di-Ras3, whose product MPEQSNDYRVVVFGAAGVGKSSLVLRFVRGTFRETYIPTIEDTYRQVISCDKSICTLQITDTTGSHQFPAMQRLSISKGHAFILVYSVTSRQSMEDLQPIFEQICHIKGDIQKIPIMLVGNKSDETQRELDASEGQALASKWKCSFMETSAKMNYNVQELFQELLNLEKRRTVSLQVDGKKSKQQKKKDKLQGKCSVM is encoded by the coding sequence ATGCCTGAACAAAGCAATGATTACAGGGTGGTTGTGTTTGGAGCAGCGGGGGTTGGCAAAAGCTCCTTGGTCCTTCGTTTTGTAAGGGGAACTTTCAGGGAAACCTATATCCCCACAATCGAAGATACGTACCGGCAGGTAATCAGCTGTGACAAGAGCATCTGCACCCTTCAGATTACAGACACCACGGGAAGCCATCAGTTCCCTGCTATGCAGCGGCTGTCTATATCCAAAGGGCATGCTTTCATCTTGGTGTACTCCGTCACCAGCAGGCAGTCCATGGAAGATCTTCAGCCCATCTTTGAACAGATTTGTCACATTAAAGGGGACATCCAAAAAATCCCCATAATGTTGGTGGGTAACAAAAGTGATGAGACCCAGAGGGAGCTGGATGCTAGCGAGGGGCAAGCGTTAGCCAGCAAGTGGAAGTGCTCCTTCATGGAGACGTCAGCCAAAATGAACTACAACGTGCAGGAGCTCTTCCAGGAGCTCTTGaatctggagaagaggagaacTGTCAGTCTCCAGGTGGACGGAAAGAAGtccaagcagcagaaaaagaaagataaactGCAAGGCAAGTGCTCTGTTATGTGA